AACTCTCTTTAGAAAATCCCTATTTTAACAAATTACCCGGATTTGTTTGTTTAGAAGTGATACCATGATTATTTCAGTTGCCAGCGGAAAAGGTGGTACAGGAAAAACTACTGTTGCAGTTTCTCTTGCCTTAAGTATTGAAAATTCACAAATAATTGATTGCGATGTAGAAGAACCAAATGTTCATTTATTTTTGAATCCAGAAATTAAAGAAAAAATTAAAGTAAAAACTCTCATTCCTGAAGTAGATAAAAATAAATGTAATTATTGTGGTTACTGTAGTCAAATATGTGTCTATAATGCTCTGGCTGTGCTAAAATTTAATTCAACTGGAGAGGTTTTACTCTTTCCTCATCTGTGTCATGGATGTGGGGGATGTATTTTACTTTGTCCTGAAAAGGCTATAAATCAAGGTTTTAGAGAGATTGGAGAAATTACAATAGGTTATAGGGAAAATGTAGAATTTGTAGAAGGAAAACTTAACATATCAGAAGTGCTTGCTCCTAAAGTGATTGAAAAAGCAAAAAATTTTATAAAACCTGATAAAATAGCTATAATTGATGCACCACCAGGAACAACTTGTCCTACAGTGTCTGCTATTAAAGGTTCTGATTTTTGCCTTCTTGTTACAGAACCAACTCCTTTTGGACTACATGATCTTGAACTTGCTTATGAAGTTACTAAGGCATTAAAAGTCCCTTCAGGTGTAGTAATTAATAAATCCGAAGATGATAAAATTATTGAAGATTTCTGTAAAAAAAATAATCTTCCCATTTTAATGAAAATCCCTTTTAAAAGGGAAATTGCTGAACTTTATTCTAAAGGAGTGCCTTTAGTAGTTGGCATGCCTAAATATAAAGAAAATTTTCAAAAACTTATTACTTTAATAAAAAATTTCAAAAAATGAAACAAATTTTAGTAATAAGTGGAAAGGGCGGAACAGGAAAAACCTTTTTTGCAGGTTGTTTAGCTGTTTCATTACCAAACAAAGTAATTGTTGATTGCGATGTTGATGCAGCCAATCTTCATTTAATTTTGCATCCAAAAATTGAACAATCCTTTGAATTTATTGGTGGTAAAATCGCTTTTATTGATGAAGAGAAATGCACAACTTGTGGAGCCTGTAAGGAAGTATGTCAATTTTCCGCTATAACAGAGGATTTTCAAATTGATGAATTTTCTTGTGAAGGTTGTACTATCTGTAGTTATGTATGTCCTACCTCTGCTGTTATTATTAAAGATAGAATATCAGGAAGTTATTTTATTTCAAATACTGATTATGGTAAAATGGTTCATGCAAAGCTTGGCATTGCTCAAGAAAACTCAGGAAAGCTTGTTACAAAATTAAGAGAGATTGCTAAAGAAATTGCTGAAACGAATGGTGCAGATTTTATTATTATTGATGGACCACCTGGTGTTGGATGTCCTGTTATGGCATCAATGACGGGGGTTGATCTTGTTCTTGCAATAACAGAACCAACAGTATCGGGATTTCATGATTTAAAAAGAGTCATTGACCTTGCCAAACATTTTAAAGTTGAAATAAAAGTAATTATTAACAAATATGATTTAAACATAGAGATGAGTAAGAAAATAGCTAAGGATCTTGAAAAATTAAATATTAAAATTATAGGAATGATACCTTTTTCTGAAGAAATCCTTGCCTCTGTAAAAGCAGGAGTCCCCTTTTTAAAATTTTCAAAAAGCAAACTGTCAAAAGATATTGAAAAATTAATCCACAAAATCTTAGATTCTCTTTAATTATGATTTCCTCATTTGGGGAAATTATTCCCCAAATGGGAAAATCTTAAAATTTTTATAAACTACTTAAATCATTTAAAATTAATCTTTAGCGGGTTTTTAAAAATAGGTATACTTTTTGCAATATTAAAAAACAAAAATTTAAAAAGGGGGGTTAGTTATGAAGAAGGTACTTAGTTTAATTACTGCTTTAATTCTTTTTGCATCACCTGTTTTTGCAACTAAACAAGCTGGTTCTGTAGCTGGAAATGCTACAAATGCTACTGCTACTCAGGAAGTTAAAAAACCTGTAAAGAAAGTTAAAAAAGTAAAGAAAGTAAAGAAAGTAAAGAAAGAAGAAAAGAAAGAAGAAGGTACAACAGCAGCTCCTGAGAAAAAGTAAATTTATTTAAACTTTAACCCTCTGGGATTTCCCCAGAGGGTTTTATTTTATAACATCATCCAATTTTATACCTAAGTCTTTAGCTTTTTTGAGCATTTCTAAAAGTTGAATTTTTAATTTTTCTTTTTCTTCAATTTCAGTTTCTTCTATCTTTGTTTCTTTTTCCATAAAATAAATTTTAAAACTTTCTAATGGTTTCATCTCCATTACTTCAATTGTCACAGAAATAGGTTTGAATTCATTATTCGGTGTATCTTCATATTCTATAGTTATTCTTGTAGGTTTCTCAGAAGCTTCCCTTTTATTCATTTCTTCGATAAGTCTTCTTGAAAGCTCAAGCCATATATTTTTATTTTTTTCTTTAATATCTTCAGACACATTTTTTCCGTAAAATAATGAATAAAACCACCTTTTTAATCTGAATATAGCTCCTCTACCTGTTGGTGCAATTTTAAATCTTTGTTGTTTTATCTCCATAATCAATATTATACATTATAATTTTAAAAACTTAAGTAGTTACATCTTGTGTTAAAAGACTCAAAAAATTAATCTCTTTTAGAGCTTCGATCAATTTATTTCTTACTTTAAACCATATAGGATGAACAGGGCATTGAGAAGAAAGGTTACAAATTTCTCTATTAATAACGCATCTATTTAGGGTAATAGCTTTTTCTATAGCCACAATAACATCATAAAGGGTTATATCTTTTGGTTTTTTGACTAATTTTACCCCCCCTGATACCCCCCTTTTAAGTTTCAGTAAACCTGCCTTTTCAAGTTGTTTTAATATTTTCATTAAAAACTTTTTTGGAATTTGCATTTCATTTGAAATCTCTTCAGCTTTTGAAGTATAATTTTCTTTTTTTGAAAGACAAAGCACTGTTCTTATTGCATAATCTGTTTCTCTTGTAATCTGTAACCCCTTAATAGCCTTCCTCCTTAAGTTCTTCTTCTGTTATTTTATACATAAATGTTTTATATGTCCAAGCCTGATATAAGAGAACAATAGGGACAAAAATTATCACTACAATGGTCATCACTTTCAAAGTATAGGGACTTGAAGAGGAATTAAATATGGTAAGATTATATTTTGGATCAATTGATGAAGGAATTAAATTTGGATATAGTCCTATCACTCCGCTAAAGACAAGAGCAATAATAAATAGAAAAGAAAATAAAAATGCGCTCCCGTTTTTATTTTTCATAATATAAGACCCAGTAAGAAGTAGGCAAACTAAAGCCAAAGCTGGAACAATAAACCATATAGGCATTTTTATAAAGTTATCATAGAGATTTGTAAATAGGGCTGTAAAAACAAAAAATAATACAGCAGTAATTGCCTGTAAAAACCAAAATTTCTTTGCTATTGAAAGTGCACGGTTAGCTAATTCCTCAGGGACTCTTAATGATACCCACAGTCCTCCATGAACTATAAAAGTAAAAAGAAAGAGTAACCCTACAAGCAATCCATAAGGATTAAGGAGGCTAAAAAAAGTTCCATAGTAGCCAGAATCATCAAAGGGAAGTCCTTTAAAAATGTTTCCAAAGGCAACACCAAAAAGTAGAGCTGGAATAAAACTGCCTACAAATAACCAAAAATCCCAAAATTTTTTCATTCCTTCAGAAGTTGATTTTCCTCTAAGTTCCACAGCAACACCTCTAAATATTAAAGCAAAAAGTATTATTAATAAAGGAGTGTAAAGATAGCTAAACATATAAGCATAAGTTGTAGGGAAGGCAGCAAAAGTAGCTCCTCCTGCAGTAATTAACCATACTTCATTGCCATTCCAAACTGGACCTATAGCATGTAGCACTGCTCTTTTGTCAATTTCACTTTTACTAATAAAAGGGTAAAGAATACCTGCTCCTAAATCAAATCCATCAAGGGCAAAATAAACTGCCCAAAGTAAACCCCATAAAACAAACCATATAATTTGGAATTCCATTTTTACACCTCCTTTGGTTCAGGTCCTTTTTTTGCATATTTTGAAAGAAGATAAATATCGATAATTCCAAGAGCGCTATAAAAAATTGTAAATCCAATAAGAGAAGCTATAACCTGTATAGGCTCCACTGCTTTGGAAACAGCATCAGAAGTTCTCAGTAATCCATAGACAATCCAAGGTTGTCTGCCTACCTCTGCTACAATCCAGCCAAGTTGTGCTGCTATATAAGGAAGCGGAATTGACCATAAAAGAATTCTTAAAAGTGTTGTGCTTTGCTCAATTTCTTTAAATTTAACCAAAGCTAAAAAGGAAAGAAGAATAAAAAGAAAACCAAATCCTACCATTAATCTAAAACTTACAAAAGTAAGTGTTACTGGGGGTCTATCTTGAGGTGGAAATTCCTTAAGTCCTTTAATTTCTTTCTTCCCAGCTAAAAAACTAAGCAAACCTGGAATTCCTATTGCCTCAACTAAATTTTTCTCATTTTTTGGGTCAGGAATAAGCAGGAGATACATTGGTGCATCTTTGGTAGTTTCCCAAAGAGACTCCATTGCAGCAATCTTTGTTGGTTGGGTATGGGCAACTTCATGAGCATGAAAATGACCAATAAACGCAACTAAAATAGAACT
The window above is part of the Thermodesulfobacterium geofontis OPF15 genome. Proteins encoded here:
- a CDS encoding ATP-binding protein encodes the protein MIISVASGKGGTGKTTVAVSLALSIENSQIIDCDVEEPNVHLFLNPEIKEKIKVKTLIPEVDKNKCNYCGYCSQICVYNALAVLKFNSTGEVLLFPHLCHGCGGCILLCPEKAINQGFREIGEITIGYRENVEFVEGKLNISEVLAPKVIEKAKNFIKPDKIAIIDAPPGTTCPTVSAIKGSDFCLLVTEPTPFGLHDLELAYEVTKALKVPSGVVINKSEDDKIIEDFCKKNNLPILMKIPFKREIAELYSKGVPLVVGMPKYKENFQKLITLIKNFKK
- the cydB gene encoding cytochrome d ubiquinol oxidase subunit II, translated to MEFQIIWFVLWGLLWAVYFALDGFDLGAGILYPFISKSEIDKRAVLHAIGPVWNGNEVWLITAGGATFAAFPTTYAYMFSYLYTPLLIILFALIFRGVAVELRGKSTSEGMKKFWDFWLFVGSFIPALLFGVAFGNIFKGLPFDDSGYYGTFFSLLNPYGLLVGLLFLFTFIVHGGLWVSLRVPEELANRALSIAKKFWFLQAITAVLFFVFTALFTNLYDNFIKMPIWFIVPALALVCLLLTGSYIMKNKNGSAFLFSFLFIIALVFSGVIGLYPNLIPSSIDPKYNLTIFNSSSSPYTLKVMTIVVIIFVPIVLLYQAWTYKTFMYKITEEELKEEGY
- a CDS encoding RrF2 family transcriptional regulator produces the protein MKGLQITRETDYAIRTVLCLSKKENYTSKAEEISNEMQIPKKFLMKILKQLEKAGLLKLKRGVSGGVKLVKKPKDITLYDVIVAIEKAITLNRCVINREICNLSSQCPVHPIWFKVRNKLIEALKEINFLSLLTQDVTT
- a CDS encoding ATP-binding protein — protein: MKQILVISGKGGTGKTFFAGCLAVSLPNKVIVDCDVDAANLHLILHPKIEQSFEFIGGKIAFIDEEKCTTCGACKEVCQFSAITEDFQIDEFSCEGCTICSYVCPTSAVIIKDRISGSYFISNTDYGKMVHAKLGIAQENSGKLVTKLREIAKEIAETNGADFIIIDGPPGVGCPVMASMTGVDLVLAITEPTVSGFHDLKRVIDLAKHFKVEIKVIINKYDLNIEMSKKIAKDLEKLNIKIIGMIPFSEEILASVKAGVPFLKFSKSKLSKDIEKLIHKILDSL